Proteins encoded by one window of bacterium:
- a CDS encoding response regulator, which yields MSQASTLFRWFESLWYGERSVLFFRNVAAVAIAVVACLVPEVGPNRFWLAGALVFVCVPAATLLERKLPVAETAWIQPLFDLTVLVVAVHFVPNMWFVALVIGLMVVQAPSVAESRSSAVLYALFASILTVGMTIAAVVHGVPNWELPVLAMVTLYPSVIFYSHRQAIRANETREQAQALEGLRIVSGGVAHDFNNILTGVMGYAELALGELSEADPARGSIGEVLNGAHRASLLSARLLAFSGREDAPAELLDVEAEVDDVTALLRQVVPRGITLELVSRLEGELLLARRAQLQQLAMNLILNASEANETVPGRIRIELERAGETTADALEVVMRVIDHGPGIPAELQERVFDPFFTLKERGHGLGLASAAAIAQELGGGIEIESVMGEGTQMVVHLPAQASPHEATADEVPPEVAGGGRALVIDDERPVRAILSEMLRQLGYEVVAANDGMRAIECFREHDGDFGVVLLDLRMPGMDGWECLDALRRIRAGVPIVVCSGHDPYDVRTGLEQDPIEFLSKPFRFAELSEAIARLNSPSNEA from the coding sequence ATGTCGCAGGCCTCCACGTTGTTCCGCTGGTTCGAATCCCTTTGGTATGGCGAGCGTTCCGTGCTCTTCTTCCGGAACGTCGCTGCCGTGGCCATCGCCGTGGTGGCCTGCCTCGTCCCCGAGGTCGGTCCGAACCGTTTCTGGCTCGCGGGCGCCCTCGTCTTCGTCTGCGTGCCTGCCGCAACGTTGCTCGAGCGGAAGCTGCCCGTAGCGGAGACCGCGTGGATCCAGCCGCTCTTCGACCTGACCGTGCTCGTGGTCGCCGTCCACTTCGTGCCGAACATGTGGTTCGTTGCGCTCGTGATCGGCTTGATGGTCGTGCAAGCCCCCAGTGTCGCGGAGAGCCGATCCAGCGCAGTGCTCTACGCGCTCTTCGCCTCGATCCTTACGGTCGGCATGACGATCGCTGCTGTCGTCCACGGCGTTCCAAACTGGGAGCTCCCGGTTCTCGCCATGGTCACGCTCTATCCCTCGGTGATCTTCTACTCGCATCGCCAGGCGATCCGCGCGAACGAGACCCGGGAGCAAGCCCAGGCGCTGGAGGGTCTCCGAATCGTGTCCGGGGGCGTCGCACACGACTTCAACAACATCCTGACCGGTGTCATGGGGTACGCGGAGCTCGCTCTCGGCGAACTCTCCGAGGCCGATCCGGCGCGGGGATCGATCGGTGAAGTCCTGAACGGAGCGCATCGGGCCAGCCTCCTGTCCGCACGCCTGTTGGCCTTCTCCGGACGAGAGGACGCGCCCGCGGAACTCCTCGACGTGGAAGCCGAGGTCGACGACGTAACCGCTCTCCTGCGCCAGGTCGTTCCCAGGGGCATCACGCTGGAGCTGGTGTCCCGCCTCGAAGGTGAGCTGCTGCTCGCTAGGCGGGCGCAGCTCCAACAGCTGGCCATGAACCTGATCCTGAATGCCAGTGAGGCGAATGAGACGGTGCCGGGCCGCATTCGGATCGAACTCGAACGCGCCGGCGAGACCACGGCCGACGCCCTTGAAGTGGTAATGCGCGTCATCGATCACGGCCCGGGAATTCCGGCGGAGCTGCAGGAGAGGGTCTTCGATCCGTTCTTCACCCTGAAGGAGCGCGGGCACGGCCTCGGGCTCGCCAGCGCAGCAGCCATCGCCCAGGAGCTCGGCGGCGGGATCGAGATCGAGAGCGTCATGGGCGAAGGCACGCAGATGGTCGTCCATCTGCCGGCGCAGGCCTCCCCGCATGAGGCCACCGCAGACGAGGTTCCGCCCGAGGTGGCCGGCGGCGGACGGGCCCTCGTTATCGATGACGAGAGGCCCGTCCGCGCGATCCTCTCGGAGATGCTGCGTCAGCTCGGCTACGAGGTGGTCGCGGCGAACGACGGCATGCGAGCCATCGAGTGCTTCCGTGAGCACGACGGTGACTTTGGGGTGGTCCTCCTGGATCTCCGCATGCCGGGTATGGACGGATGGGAGTGTCTGGATGCGCTGCGACGGATCCGGGCGGGGGTGCCGATCGTCGTCTGCAGCGGTCACGACCCCTACGACGTGAGGACCGGCCTGGAGCAGGATCCGATCGAGTTCCTCTCCAAGCCCTTCCGTTTCGCCGAGCTGAGTGAGGCGATCGCCCGGCTCAACTCCCCATCAAACGAAGCGTGA